The Gammaproteobacteria bacterium genome has a segment encoding these proteins:
- a CDS encoding ACP S-malonyltransferase: MAERRIMFVFPGQGSQYRGMGSDVAAEFAVARDTYAEASEALGYDIARLSFEDPQGEIGLTRYTQPALLTHSIACLRAFSELAPAAQPVLAAGHSLGEYTALVAAGSLSLAAGLRLVKRRGELMGEYGAGGMLALGLDRAAARAVADRHCCQIASINLPEQTVVGGLDTDLESLAAEMERINPRKRAVRLATEGAFHTYLMVEAARRFRETLDATAFAPPGNGVLSNYTAGLHDPEPGAIRTRLFFQLFNPVDWVGCLGTAMAQGVTHMIEFGGGIGSGEGPADKRPNLESIVRKTLRGAGYEAQYAAAISTATIRDAAAQLSH; encoded by the coding sequence ATGGCCGAACGGCGCATCATGTTCGTCTTCCCGGGGCAGGGCTCCCAGTACCGCGGCATGGGCAGCGACGTGGCGGCGGAGTTTGCCGTCGCCCGGGACACCTACGCGGAGGCCTCCGAGGCGCTTGGCTACGACATCGCCCGGTTGTCGTTCGAGGATCCGCAGGGCGAGATCGGGCTGACGCGTTACACGCAGCCGGCCCTGCTCACGCACAGCATTGCCTGCCTGCGGGCCTTCAGCGAGCTCGCGCCGGCGGCGCAGCCCGTGCTCGCCGCCGGGCACAGCCTCGGGGAGTACACGGCACTGGTCGCGGCCGGCAGCCTGAGCCTTGCGGCGGGGCTGCGCCTGGTGAAGCGTCGGGGCGAACTTATGGGCGAGTACGGTGCCGGCGGGATGCTCGCGCTCGGGCTCGACCGGGCGGCTGCGCGGGCCGTGGCCGATCGCCACTGTTGCCAGATCGCCAGCATCAACCTGCCGGAGCAGACGGTGGTGGGCGGGCTCGACACCGATCTCGAGTCGCTGGCGGCCGAGATGGAGCGGATCAACCCGCGCAAGCGCGCGGTGCGCCTCGCGACCGAGGGCGCATTCCATACCTATCTCATGGTGGAGGCGGCGCGACGCTTTCGCGAGACGCTGGACGCAACGGCGTTCGCGCCGCCCGGCAACGGCGTGCTGTCGAACTACACCGCGGGATTGCACGACCCGGAGCCGGGAGCGATCCGTACCCGGCTGTTCTTCCAGTTGTTCAATCCCGTCGACTGGGTGGGTTGCCTTGGCACCGCCATGGCCCAGGGCGTCACGCACATGATCGAGTTCGGCGGCGGCATCGGCAGCGGTGAGGGGCCGGCAGACAAGCGCCCGAACCTCGAGAGCATCGTGCGCAAGACGCTGCGGGGCGCAGGCTACGAGGCACAGTACGCGGCGGCGATCAGTACGGCCACCATCCGCGACGCCGCCGCGCAGTTGTCGCACTGA
- a CDS encoding DUF411 domain-containing protein, with amino-acid sequence MENRLIRVICAAWLALALGARVVAAAEPQLPTVEVWKTPTCGCCTVWVRHLEEAGLKVKVTEMDDLTPIRRQFRVPPELSSCHTARVGGYVVEGHVPAEDVLRLLTTRPQITGIYVPGMPIGSPGMEGPDAEAFQVLALDAAGRKSVFATHKP; translated from the coding sequence ATGGAAAATAGGTTGATCCGCGTGATTTGCGCCGCATGGCTGGCGCTGGCCCTGGGCGCTCGCGTCGTTGCTGCGGCGGAGCCGCAATTGCCGACGGTGGAGGTGTGGAAGACGCCGACCTGCGGCTGCTGCACCGTGTGGGTTCGCCACCTCGAGGAAGCGGGACTGAAGGTCAAGGTCACCGAGATGGACGACCTGACGCCGATCCGCCGGCAGTTCCGGGTGCCGCCTGAGCTTTCTTCCTGCCACACGGCGCGTGTCGGCGGCTACGTGGTCGAAGGCCATGTGCCCGCCGAGGATGTCCTGCGATTGCTGACGACGCGGCCGCAAATCACGGGAATCTACGTCCCGGGCATGCCGATCGGCTCGCCCGGCATGGAGGGCCCCGATGCCGAGGCATTCCAAGTGCTCGCGCTCGACGCAGCGGGCCGCAAGAGCGTGTTCGCGACCCACAAGCCCTGA
- the accC gene encoding acetyl-CoA carboxylase biotin carboxylase subunit: MFKKILIANRGEIACRIIRTARRMGIRTVAVFSDADRHALHVRMADEAVHIGPAPSAQSYLVAERIIEACRTTGAEAVHPGFGFLSERAAFAEALAKAGVVFIGPGVHAINSMGDKITSKLLAQKAGVSTIPGFTGVITNADHAVKIAREIGYPVMLKASAGGGGKGMRIARSDAECREGFERATNEAQAAFGDGRVFAEKFIEDPRHVEIQVLADKHGNVIYLGERECSIQRRHQKVLEEAPSPLLDEKTRKAMGEQAVALAKAVDYSSAGTVEFVTDQQRNFYFLEMNTRLQVEHPVTEMVTGVDLVELMIRVAFGEKLPLQQKDVKLRGWALEARIYAEDPFRNFLPSTGRLVRYRPPLQTPHVRVDTGIEEGGEVSMYYDPMIAKLVTHGETRDEAIARMQDALDAYYIRGVAHNISFLNAVLTKQRFREGRLSTGFIAEEYPDGFHAATLAHANPALLIVLAATVHRRFMDRAARLSGQLPSHERRVGADFVVIVNREQHPVQLLPVEGGYEVRHGGQAYHVVTAWQMGQPLLKAEVGGQRVTAQVDRIGLRYRIAHRGSQIDALVVTPATAALETLMPEKRPPDLSKFLLSPMPGLLKRLAVKVGDEVKAGEELAIVEAMKMENSLRAADDVVIAKILASEGQSLAVDQPILAFE, translated from the coding sequence ATGTTCAAGAAAATCCTGATCGCGAACCGTGGCGAAATCGCCTGCCGCATCATCCGCACGGCCCGCCGCATGGGGATTCGCACCGTGGCGGTGTTCTCCGACGCGGACCGTCATGCCCTGCACGTGCGCATGGCCGACGAGGCGGTGCACATCGGTCCGGCACCTTCGGCACAGAGCTACCTCGTCGCAGAACGCATCATCGAGGCCTGCCGCACGACCGGCGCGGAGGCCGTGCACCCGGGCTTCGGCTTCCTCTCCGAGCGGGCCGCCTTCGCCGAGGCGCTGGCGAAGGCCGGGGTGGTTTTCATCGGCCCGGGCGTCCATGCAATCAACAGCATGGGCGACAAGATCACCTCGAAGCTGCTCGCGCAGAAGGCCGGCGTATCCACGATACCCGGCTTTACCGGCGTCATCACGAACGCCGACCACGCGGTGAAAATCGCCCGCGAGATCGGCTACCCGGTGATGCTCAAGGCCTCGGCCGGCGGCGGCGGCAAGGGCATGCGCATCGCGCGGAGCGACGCGGAGTGCCGCGAGGGTTTCGAGCGGGCCACCAACGAAGCGCAGGCCGCCTTCGGCGACGGACGCGTGTTTGCCGAGAAGTTCATCGAGGACCCGCGCCATGTCGAGATCCAGGTGCTGGCGGACAAGCACGGCAACGTGATCTACCTCGGCGAGCGCGAGTGCTCCATCCAGCGCCGCCACCAGAAGGTGCTCGAGGAGGCGCCCTCGCCGCTGCTCGACGAGAAGACGCGCAAGGCCATGGGCGAACAGGCGGTCGCGCTGGCGAAGGCCGTGGATTACTCGTCGGCAGGCACGGTGGAGTTCGTCACCGACCAGCAGCGCAATTTCTACTTCCTCGAGATGAACACGCGCCTGCAGGTCGAGCATCCGGTGACCGAAATGGTCACCGGGGTCGACCTCGTGGAACTCATGATCCGCGTCGCTTTCGGGGAGAAACTGCCGCTGCAGCAGAAGGATGTGAAGCTCCGCGGCTGGGCGCTCGAGGCGCGCATCTACGCCGAGGATCCGTTCCGGAATTTCCTGCCGTCCACGGGACGCCTCGTCCGCTACCGTCCGCCCCTGCAGACGCCGCACGTGCGTGTGGACACGGGCATCGAGGAAGGCGGCGAGGTGTCGATGTATTACGACCCGATGATCGCCAAGCTCGTCACCCACGGCGAGACCCGGGACGAAGCGATCGCGCGCATGCAGGACGCGCTCGACGCGTACTACATCCGGGGAGTGGCCCACAACATCAGTTTCCTGAACGCGGTGCTCACGAAGCAGCGTTTCCGCGAGGGCCGCCTCAGCACGGGCTTCATCGCCGAGGAGTACCCGGACGGCTTCCACGCCGCCACCCTGGCACACGCCAACCCGGCCCTGCTGATCGTGCTCGCCGCGACCGTGCACCGGCGCTTCATGGACCGCGCGGCGAGGCTCTCCGGCCAGTTACCGAGCCACGAGCGTCGCGTCGGGGCGGACTTCGTGGTGATCGTCAACCGCGAGCAGCACCCGGTCCAGTTGCTGCCGGTCGAGGGTGGCTACGAAGTCCGCCACGGCGGCCAGGCCTATCATGTCGTCACCGCCTGGCAGATGGGCCAGCCGCTGCTCAAGGCGGAAGTCGGCGGGCAGCGCGTGACCGCACAGGTCGACCGCATCGGCCTGCGCTACCGGATCGCACACCGTGGCTCGCAGATAGACGCGCTGGTGGTGACGCCGGCAACCGCCGCACTCGAGACGCTGATGCCCGAGAAGCGACCGCCGGATCTTTCGAAGTTCCTGCTGTCGCCGATGCCGGGCCTGCTCAAGCGACTCGCAGTCAAGGTCGGGGACGAAGTCAAGGCCGGCGAGGAACTCGCGATCGTCGAAGCGATGAAGATGGAGAACAGCCTGCGGGCGGCCGACGACGTGGTCATAGCGAAGATCCTCGCCAGCGAAGGCCAGAGCCTCGCGGTGGATCAGCCGATCCTGGCGTTCGAGTAA
- the meaB gene encoding methylmalonyl Co-A mutase-associated GTPase MeaB: protein MSTPAALSPEALAQQVRSGDRRALARAITLVESSRREDQEPADRLLGMLAPEAGRSLRIAITGVPGVGKSTFIEALGNHMIDRGHRVAVLAVDPSSAISGGSILGDKTRMETLGRRPEAFIRPSPAGRTLGGVTRHTREAMLLVEAAGFDVVLVETVGVGQSETAVAEMTDMFVLLLLPGGGDELQGIKRGIVERADLVAVNKCDGEMRPAAERAMADYRSALGLLHPRSARWQVPVLACSARDGAGIDAIWADIERFRTTMTETGEFATQRARQARAWLWSEIAETLLDSLREDATMRQRVAAIEAAVAGGQSAPRVAARELVAIFLHQSPATDS, encoded by the coding sequence ATGTCCACGCCAGCCGCCCTGTCACCCGAAGCACTCGCGCAGCAGGTCCGCTCGGGCGACCGGCGAGCGCTCGCGCGCGCCATCACGCTGGTGGAGTCCAGTCGTCGCGAGGACCAGGAACCCGCCGATCGCCTGCTCGGGATGCTTGCCCCCGAGGCGGGCCGCTCCCTGCGCATCGCGATCACCGGTGTGCCGGGCGTCGGCAAGTCCACGTTCATCGAGGCCCTCGGCAATCACATGATCGACCGCGGCCACCGCGTCGCGGTGCTCGCCGTGGACCCGTCGTCTGCCATCAGCGGCGGATCCATCCTCGGCGACAAGACCCGCATGGAAACGCTCGGGCGACGGCCGGAAGCCTTCATCCGCCCCTCGCCGGCCGGACGCACGCTCGGCGGCGTCACCCGGCACACCCGCGAGGCGATGCTCCTGGTGGAAGCCGCGGGTTTCGATGTCGTGCTGGTGGAGACCGTCGGCGTGGGACAATCCGAAACGGCGGTGGCCGAGATGACCGACATGTTCGTCCTGCTGCTGCTTCCCGGTGGCGGCGATGAACTGCAGGGCATCAAGCGCGGTATCGTCGAGCGCGCCGACCTGGTGGCCGTCAACAAATGCGATGGCGAGATGCGCCCCGCGGCCGAGCGGGCCATGGCCGATTACCGCAGCGCACTCGGCCTCCTGCACCCGCGTTCGGCCCGCTGGCAGGTGCCGGTGCTGGCCTGCTCCGCGCGTGACGGCGCCGGCATCGACGCGATCTGGGCGGACATCGAGCGGTTCCGCACGACCATGACGGAGACCGGTGAGTTCGCGACGCAACGGGCCCGGCAGGCGCGCGCCTGGCTGTGGAGCGAGATCGCCGAGACCTTGCTCGATTCCCTGCGCGAGGACGCAACGATGCGCCAGCGCGTCGCGGCGATCGAAGCGGCGGTCGCGGGCGGACAGTCGGCGCCGCGGGTCGCGGCCCGGGAACTGGTCGCCATATTCCTGCACCAGAGCCCGGCAACGGATTCCTGA
- the mce gene encoding methylmalonyl-CoA epimerase, producing the protein MIGRLNHVAIVVPDLKAATTLYRETLGAKVSAPVPLAEHGVTTVFVELPNSKIELLHPLGDESPIRRFLDSHPAGGVHHLCYEVADILVARDRLKAAGARVLGDGEPKTGAHGKPVLFLHPKDFCGTLIELEQA; encoded by the coding sequence ATGATCGGCAGGCTCAATCACGTCGCGATCGTGGTGCCGGACCTCAAGGCAGCCACCACCCTGTACCGCGAAACGCTCGGCGCGAAGGTTTCCGCGCCGGTGCCGCTGGCGGAGCATGGCGTGACCACCGTATTCGTGGAACTGCCCAATTCCAAGATCGAGCTGCTGCACCCGCTGGGGGATGAATCGCCGATCCGCCGCTTCCTGGACAGTCACCCCGCCGGCGGCGTCCATCACCTCTGTTACGAAGTGGCCGACATTCTCGTCGCGCGCGACCGGCTGAAGGCGGCTGGCGCGCGCGTGCTGGGCGATGGCGAGCCGAAGACCGGTGCCCACGGCAAGCCCGTGCTGTTCCTGCACCCGAAGGATTTCTGCGGCACCTTGATCGAGCTCGAGCAGGCCTGA
- a CDS encoding acyl-CoA carboxylase subunit beta: MQDIIRQLEEKREAAKVGGGARRIEAQHAKGKLTARERLALLLDEGSFEEWDMFVEHRCSDFGMAEQKIPGDGVVTGYGTINGRLVFVFSQDFTVFGGSLSEAHAEKICKIMEQALKVGAPLIGLNDSGGARIQEGVASLGGYAEVFQRNVLASGVVPQISVIMGPCAGGAVYSPAMTDFTFMVKDSSYMFVTGPDVVKTVTHEEVSAEELGGAMTHSSRSGVADLAMENDVEALLSARRFFNFLPANNREKPPVWPTTDSLSRTEPSLDTLVPDDPAKPYDIKEVILKIADEGDFFELQPDYAKNIVIGFIRLEGATIGVVANQPMVLAGCLDISSAIKGARFVRFCDAFNIPILTLEDVPGFMPGTAQEYGGIIKHGAKLLYAYAEATVPKVTVITRKAYGGAYDVMASKHLRGDVNFAWPSAEIAVMGPKGAVEIIFRKDLGDEAAIAARTEEYRRKFANPFIAGARGFIDDVIMPHATRTRVCRSFAMLRNKDLKNPWRKHGNIPL, encoded by the coding sequence ATGCAGGACATCATCCGTCAGCTCGAGGAGAAGCGCGAAGCAGCCAAGGTCGGCGGCGGCGCCAGGCGCATCGAGGCGCAGCACGCCAAGGGCAAGCTGACCGCGCGCGAACGTCTCGCGCTGCTGCTCGACGAAGGCAGTTTCGAAGAGTGGGACATGTTCGTGGAACATCGCTGCTCGGACTTCGGCATGGCCGAGCAGAAGATCCCGGGCGACGGCGTGGTGACGGGCTACGGCACCATCAACGGCCGGCTGGTATTCGTTTTCAGCCAGGATTTCACCGTGTTCGGCGGCTCGCTGTCGGAGGCGCACGCCGAAAAGATCTGCAAGATCATGGAGCAGGCGCTGAAGGTCGGCGCGCCGCTGATCGGTCTCAATGATTCCGGCGGCGCCCGCATCCAGGAAGGTGTGGCCTCGCTCGGCGGCTACGCGGAAGTCTTCCAGCGCAACGTGCTCGCCTCCGGCGTCGTGCCGCAGATTTCGGTCATCATGGGCCCCTGCGCCGGCGGCGCCGTGTATTCGCCCGCCATGACGGACTTCACCTTCATGGTGAAGGACAGCTCCTACATGTTCGTCACCGGGCCCGACGTGGTGAAGACCGTGACCCACGAGGAGGTCTCGGCCGAAGAGCTCGGCGGCGCCATGACGCACAGTTCGCGCTCGGGCGTGGCCGACCTCGCCATGGAGAACGACGTCGAGGCCTTGCTCAGCGCGCGCCGGTTCTTCAACTTCCTGCCGGCGAACAACCGCGAAAAGCCGCCGGTCTGGCCGACCACGGACTCCCTGTCGCGCACCGAGCCCTCGCTCGACACGCTCGTTCCGGACGACCCGGCGAAACCCTACGACATCAAGGAAGTGATCCTGAAGATCGCCGACGAGGGCGATTTCTTCGAACTGCAGCCCGATTACGCGAAGAACATCGTGATCGGCTTCATCCGCCTCGAAGGCGCCACCATCGGCGTGGTCGCCAACCAGCCGATGGTTCTGGCCGGCTGTCTCGACATCAGCTCCGCCATCAAGGGTGCGCGCTTCGTGCGCTTCTGCGACGCGTTCAATATCCCGATACTGACGCTGGAGGACGTGCCCGGCTTCATGCCCGGCACGGCGCAGGAGTACGGCGGGATCATCAAGCACGGCGCCAAGCTCCTCTATGCCTATGCCGAGGCCACCGTGCCCAAGGTCACGGTCATCACGCGCAAGGCCTACGGGGGTGCCTACGACGTGATGGCATCCAAGCATCTGCGCGGCGACGTGAACTTCGCCTGGCCGAGCGCCGAGATCGCCGTGATGGGCCCGAAGGGCGCGGTGGAGATCATCTTCCGCAAGGACCTGGGCGACGAGGCGGCGATTGCCGCGCGCACCGAAGAGTACCGGCGCAAGTTCGCAAACCCCTTCATCGCGGGCGCGCGCGGATTCATCGACGACGTCATCATGCCGCACGCGACCCGTACACGCGTCTGCCGGTCATTCGCCATGCTGCGCAACAAGGACCTGAAAAATCCCTGGCGCAAGCACGGCAACATACCCCTCTAG